The DNA segment CTCGACGCGCAGGTCGAGGCCGTGGACGAGCCAGCGGCGGTGGTGCCGGACACCGGCGCCGGTAGCGGTGAGCACCGACATGGCGGCTCCCCTGAGGCGAGAATTTAAACTGACTGGTCAGTTCAAAAACATACCCAGATGTGAAGCCGTCAACAGCGGCAGGTGGTGGACATCACGCGCCGGCGACCGGCAGGATCAAGAGCATGTCGATGCGATGGGGCATGACCGTGCCGTTCGGGGGCGTTCCGCTCACCGATCACGCCGCCGTTTACGCGGCACTGGCCGACGCCGGGTTCACCGACGTCTGGTCGGCCGAGGTGAACGGCACGGACGCGTTCACACCGCTGGCGCTGGCCGCCGCCTGGGAACCCCGGCTGCGGCTCGGCACCGCCATCGCGCCGGTCTTCACGCGCGGTCCCGGCCTGCTCGCGATGACAGCGGCGGCGCTCGCCGAGGCGGCGCCCGGCCGCTTCCAGTTCGGCATCGGCGCGTCGTCGCCGGTCGTCGTCGGCGACTGGAACGCCGTGGACTTCGCCGAGCCGTTCGCCCGCAGCCGCGATGTGCTGCGGTTCCTGCGGTCGGCGCTGGCCGGGGAGACGGTCGACCAGGAGTTCTCCTCGTTCGCGGTCAAGCGGTTCCGCCTGGAGCGGCCGCCGGCCACGCCGCCGCAGCTGATGCTCGCCGCCCTGCGCCCGCGGATGCTCCGGCTGGCCGCCGCCGAGGCCGACGGCGTGATCCTCAACTGGCTGGCCGCCACCGACGTGTCCACGGCGCTCGCCGAGACGAAGGAGGCCGGCGCCGGCTTCGAGGTGGCAGCCCGGATCTTCGTGATCCCGACCGAGGACGCCGGCTACGCGCGCACGGTCGGCCGCCGCATGATCACGTCGTATCTGACCGTTCCCGCCTACGCCGCCTTCCACCGCTGGCTGGGCCGGTCCGAGGTCCTCGCCCCGATGTGGCAGGCCTGGGACGCGGGCGATCGCAAGGGCGCACTCGCCGCGATCCCGGACTCGCTCGTGGACGAGCTGATCGTGCACGGCTCGCCGGAGGAGTGCCGCACACGCGTGAAGGCGTACGCGGAGGCCGGCGTGACGGTCCCGGTCATCGCGCTGATGCCGACGCCGGAGCTGACCACCGGCGGCCCGAAGGCCCTCTTCTCGCTGATCAAGGCGCTCGGCAGCCGGGACTGACACGAAAACGCGCCCGGGGAGCCCCCGGGCGCGTTTCGTCAGGAAACCTCACTCGCTGTCGGCGAGGATCGCGTAGAGCTTCCGCTTCGTCTCGTTGAGCACCTCCAGCGCCTTCTGACGCTGCTCGGGGGTGCCGGAGAAACCGACCTGCTTCAGCGCTCCCATGATGCCGACCGCCGCGTCGCGGAAATCCTGCACCTGGGACATGGTGTCCTCGCCGAACTGCGCCCACGGCGGGTTCTGCGCCGCGGTCTCGGCCTCGGGCCGGCCGTCGGCGGTGAGCTGGTAGCTCTTGCGTCCCCCCTCGGCCGTCACCTCGATGAGGCCCTCGTCCTCCAGGAGCTGGAGGGTGGGGTAGACCGAGCCGGGACTGGGACGCCAGATGCCGTTGGTCCGGGCGTCGAGCTCCTGGATCATCTCGTAGCCGTGCATCGGCCGCTCGACCAGGAGCGCCAGGATCGCGGGCCGCACGTTCTGCCGGCTGCCACGACCCCCTCGCCGCCCTCGCGGGCCACCGAACTCGGGCGGAGGGAACCCGGGACCACCGGGCCCTCCATGACCGAAAGGGAACCCGGGCGGGAAACCGAAACCGCGCCTGCGGCCCTCGGAAGCCCAGCCGCGGCCGCCACCGAAGTGGCCGTGTCCACGCTCTGCGTCGCTGTACCTCATGATCTTCTCCGTTCTGTCGTCGATAGTTAGACGATATATCGGCGAACTGTCGTCGGCAAGGGTTTCTGGGATCGTCGGGTCGCGGTACGTGTCGGCACGCCCTCATCTGGCAAAGTTGGTACCTGTGTTGACGGTGCCCATTCGCCAGCTCGGTGAGCCCGAGCGCGCGGCAGTCCAGCGGATCCTGGACGCCGATCCCTACGCGGGCGCCCAGATCGCCGAGCGCGTGGCGTCGCACGGGCTCAACTGGTGGCGTTCCGACGGGCGCATCTACGGGTACGAGCCCGCCCGCCGCATCGAGTCGATCATCTGGTCCGGGGCGCATCTGGTGCCGGTCGGCGCCACTCCCCCGGCCGTCGCCGCCTTCGCCGACCTGCTCGGCCCCGAGCCGCGGATCTGTTCGTCGATCATCGGGCGGTCGGAGGCGGTCCTCGAACTGTGGGACCGGCTGAGCAGGTATTGGGGACCGGCCCGGGACGTCCGGCCCAACCAGCCCCTGCTCGTCACCGACCGGGACGCCGCCGACGTCCGGCCCGACCCGGAGGTGCGCCTGGTCCGGCCGAACGAGGTGGATCAGCTCTTCCCGGCCGCGGTCGCGATGTACACCGAAGAGGTGGGCGTCTCGCCGCTACAGGACGACGGCGGGCGCGGATACCGGCGGCGGATCGCCGAGCTGGTGAAGGGGAAGCGGGCCTACGCGCGCTTCGAGGGCGGCCAGGTGATCTTCAAGGCCGAGCTGGCGATCATCACCCGGCGGACCACGCAGGTGCAGGGCGTCTGGGTCCACCCGGATCACCGGGGACGGGGCCTCGCCACCGCCGCCATGGCCGCCGTGGTGTCGGACTCGCTGCGCCGGGTCGCCCCGACCGTCAGCCTCTACGTCAACGACTACAACACGGCGGCCCGGCGGGTCTACGAGCGCTGCGGCTTCGTGTCAGCGGGCTCGTTCGCGACGGTGCTGTTCTGAGTTCCAGCCGGGCCCTCCTCCGAGGAGGGCCCGGGAAAGATCAGGCCTCGAAGCGGGTACGCCGCTTGCGCGCCACCAGGAAGCCCCCGAAACCGGCAGCCACCAGTAGCAACCCGGTCACCGCGATCGCCGTCCCCTGCGGTCCGGTGATCGGAAGCCCGCCACCCTCTCCGCCGGTGCCCGGCTCGTCGCCGCCCCCGTCACCGGTCCCGGTTCCGGGCTCCTCGTCGCTCGGGTTGACGACCAGCTTCGCCTTGTCGTTCGCCTCGTTGAGGTCCTTGTCGAACCACGAGCACTCGCACGCCGGGTTGGTCTCGACGGTGCCGGTGGCGTCCACGTGGACCTTCTCGATCTCCAGACCGAACGTCCAGGTCACGGTCTCGCCGGCGCGGAGCAGGAAGCCGGTCTGGCAGTAGTACTGCACGGCGTCCGGCTCGGTCTTGCCCCACTCGGCGAGGGAGCAGCCGTCCGGCACTTCGGCGACCTTGGTGCCGACCGGCACGGTGACCAGCACGACGCCGGCGGGCTCGGCGACCCGGCCGCGATCGATCGTGGCCGGCCCCTCGTTACGCAGGCCGATCTTGGCATCGACCACGTCGCCGACTTCGCCGCGGACCTTCGCACCGACCGCCGCGACATCGGCGCCCTGCTTGCCGGACGCGTTGACGGTGACGGTCTGCCAGTTGTCGTCCGGGTCGCTGTCGGTCTGCGGCGCCCGCTTCGCACTCGCCATCGGCTCCAGGCGCAGCTTGCCGCCGGTGCCCGCCGACGCGGCGCCGAGGCCGGTCGCGGACTTCGCCCGGGTCAGGTCCTGGTAGTCGTCGGCGGTCAGCCACTCGAACTGGCCGGCGACGGCGCCGGGAGCCATGGTGTCGGCGCGCAGCTCGTACGGCAGGACGACCTCGTAGGTCGCCCCGGCCTCCAGGTCCTGCTCGAAGAGACAGCCGGCCAGGTGGTCGTCGTCGCCGTAGACGCAGTTGGCGAACTTCTCGGCGGCCTTGAACGGGTA comes from the Actinoplanes sp. OR16 genome and includes:
- a CDS encoding LLM class F420-dependent oxidoreductase — translated: MSMRWGMTVPFGGVPLTDHAAVYAALADAGFTDVWSAEVNGTDAFTPLALAAAWEPRLRLGTAIAPVFTRGPGLLAMTAAALAEAAPGRFQFGIGASSPVVVGDWNAVDFAEPFARSRDVLRFLRSALAGETVDQEFSSFAVKRFRLERPPATPPQLMLAALRPRMLRLAAAEADGVILNWLAATDVSTALAETKEAGAGFEVAARIFVIPTEDAGYARTVGRRMITSYLTVPAYAAFHRWLGRSEVLAPMWQAWDAGDRKGALAAIPDSLVDELIVHGSPEECRTRVKAYAEAGVTVPVIALMPTPELTTGGPKALFSLIKALGSRD
- a CDS encoding PadR family transcriptional regulator, whose amino-acid sequence is MRYSDAERGHGHFGGGRGWASEGRRRGFGFPPGFPFGHGGPGGPGFPPPEFGGPRGRRGGRGSRQNVRPAILALLVERPMHGYEMIQELDARTNGIWRPSPGSVYPTLQLLEDEGLIEVTAEGGRKSYQLTADGRPEAETAAQNPPWAQFGEDTMSQVQDFRDAAVGIMGALKQVGFSGTPEQRQKALEVLNETKRKLYAILADSE
- a CDS encoding GNAT family N-acetyltransferase, with the translated sequence MLTVPIRQLGEPERAAVQRILDADPYAGAQIAERVASHGLNWWRSDGRIYGYEPARRIESIIWSGAHLVPVGATPPAVAAFADLLGPEPRICSSIIGRSEAVLELWDRLSRYWGPARDVRPNQPLLVTDRDAADVRPDPEVRLVRPNEVDQLFPAAVAMYTEEVGVSPLQDDGGRGYRRRIAELVKGKRAYARFEGGQVIFKAELAIITRRTTQVQGVWVHPDHRGRGLATAAMAAVVSDSLRRVAPTVSLYVNDYNTAARRVYERCGFVSAGSFATVLF